A stretch of the Kroppenstedtia eburnea genome encodes the following:
- a CDS encoding ComF family protein gives MRRWWEKWIAAPGLCPLCGSVHSAAVWAGIWDRLCSSCKAGLHQIRPPCCPLCGRSWPVPSLCGDCLRHRSRDLERNVGVLRYTSFPKELMRLFKYRGREVLAEPLGEMMAEALFAAGIRPEVVTYVPLHPDRMQQRGFNQSELLAREVARRLNLPLGSVLERIRPTPPQSRRSRRERMSALSGAFRLNPRSAGTAMDKKWLVVDDVYTTGSTLAECAKTLKAAGAKQVCSLTWAR, from the coding sequence ATGAGGAGATGGTGGGAAAAGTGGATTGCCGCTCCCGGACTTTGTCCCCTGTGCGGGTCCGTTCACTCCGCTGCTGTCTGGGCCGGAATCTGGGATCGTCTCTGTTCCTCCTGTAAAGCCGGACTCCATCAGATCCGGCCGCCTTGTTGCCCCCTGTGCGGACGGAGCTGGCCCGTCCCTTCCCTCTGCGGCGATTGTCTCCGTCATCGGTCCCGGGACCTGGAACGAAACGTGGGTGTGCTCCGCTATACTTCATTTCCCAAGGAATTGATGCGTCTGTTCAAGTATCGGGGACGGGAAGTGCTGGCTGAACCACTGGGAGAGATGATGGCGGAAGCCCTCTTTGCAGCCGGGATCCGGCCGGAGGTGGTCACTTATGTTCCCCTCCATCCCGACAGGATGCAACAACGGGGATTCAACCAGTCGGAACTTCTGGCCCGGGAAGTGGCCCGCCGTCTGAATCTTCCGCTGGGATCCGTTTTGGAAAGAATCCGTCCCACCCCTCCCCAGAGCCGCCGCAGCCGCCGGGAGCGGATGAGCGCCCTCTCCGGGGCTTTCCGCTTGAACCCTCGTTCCGCCGGAACAGCCATGGACAAGAAATGGCTGGTGGTGGATGATGTCTATACCACCGGCTCCACATTGGCAGAGTGCGCCAAAACCCTGAAGGCGGCAGGTGCAAAACAGGTTTGTTCCCTGACCTGGGCCCGGTGA
- the metK gene encoding methionine adenosyltransferase, which translates to MRTLFTSESVTGGHPDKICDQISDAVLDEILARDPNARVACETSVTTGLVLVSGEISTTCYVDIPKIVRETIREIGYTRAKYGFDAETCGVLTSIDEQSPDIAAGVDEALEKREGQMTEEEIDAIGAGDQGLMFGFATNETPELMPMPISLAHRLARHLHEVRVDGTLDYLRPDGKTQVTVEYEGDRPVRIDTVVVSTQHSEEVSLDRIQEEIREHVIHPVIPADMLDDRTIFYINPTGRFVIGGPMGDAGLTGRKIIVDTYGGYARHGGGAFSGKDPTKVDRSGAYAARYVAKNIVAAGLADKCEVQLAYAIGVARPVSIHIDTFGTGRVEEETLVGLVRKHFDLRPAGIIRQLDLRRPIYKQTAAYGHFGRSDLDLPWEKTDKADFLRAGAGL; encoded by the coding sequence TTGCGAACGCTGTTCACATCGGAGTCGGTTACGGGGGGACACCCGGACAAGATCTGTGACCAGATCTCCGATGCGGTATTGGATGAAATTCTGGCCCGGGACCCCAATGCCCGTGTGGCTTGTGAAACATCTGTGACGACGGGGCTGGTGCTGGTTTCCGGAGAGATTTCCACCACTTGTTATGTGGATATTCCCAAGATCGTCCGGGAGACGATCCGGGAGATCGGATACACACGTGCGAAGTATGGATTTGATGCGGAAACCTGCGGGGTGTTGACCTCCATCGATGAGCAGTCCCCCGATATCGCCGCCGGGGTGGATGAAGCCCTGGAGAAGCGGGAAGGGCAGATGACCGAGGAGGAAATCGATGCCATCGGTGCCGGAGACCAGGGACTGATGTTCGGTTTTGCCACCAATGAGACACCGGAACTGATGCCGATGCCGATCTCGCTGGCCCACCGCCTGGCCCGTCACCTCCATGAAGTGCGGGTGGACGGAACCTTGGATTATCTCCGTCCCGACGGCAAGACACAGGTGACGGTGGAGTATGAGGGAGACCGCCCGGTACGGATCGATACGGTGGTCGTCTCGACGCAACACTCGGAAGAGGTTTCCCTCGACCGCATCCAGGAGGAGATCCGGGAGCATGTGATCCACCCGGTGATTCCGGCAGACATGCTGGACGACCGGACCATTTTTTACATCAATCCCACCGGCCGCTTCGTCATCGGGGGTCCGATGGGGGATGCCGGGTTGACGGGGCGGAAAATCATTGTTGATACCTATGGGGGTTACGCCCGTCACGGAGGAGGGGCCTTCTCCGGCAAAGACCCGACCAAGGTGGATCGTTCCGGAGCATATGCTGCCCGGTATGTGGCCAAAAATATCGTGGCCGCCGGGTTGGCGGATAAATGTGAGGTTCAGCTGGCCTATGCCATCGGTGTCGCCCGTCCCGTCTCCATCCATATCGATACCTTTGGGACAGGCCGGGTGGAGGAGGAAACCCTCGTCGGCTTGGTGCGGAAGCATTTTGATCTCCGGCCGGCGGGCATCATCCGTCAATTGGATCTGCGCCGTCCGATTTACAAGCAGACGGCGGCCTATGGCCATTTCGGCCGCTCGGATCTCGACCTTCCCTGGGAGAAAACCGACAAGGCGGATTTCCTTCGGGCTGGTGCCGGTCTGTAA
- a CDS encoding DEAD/DEAH box helicase: MERWGRSVEFAIYRVRGGTRVTLAPEVDRAFWKSCGEEIGPVQSFPSFGQAFRRVSGGIPPCLAGEGGEGVKQWERVAHSLHRRLEGRVLIWDELGGGESDDEEESLRQGVQWLVLTGRATLLPGVEATGAALRRRCNRCGAGADRILTGPCARCGGECAWCDRCVILGRNRACMPLVLVEPSGSRSGEQKVELRLPVLSLAQQDAAAKCLHWLERKEEKLLVWAVTGSGKTEMMFPAIRQVLEQGGRVLWASPRREVVTGVAQRMRRAFPGTEVAEVHGETGEIRENRRLTVATVQQTLRYYRRFRLAVVDEADAFPLQEDPRWLNGIRRSLIDGGQQVYLTATPPSSWKRRARRGKMASVTVPARFHGQPLPVPKGFRIWGLWRKLERGASIPRLESFLKGVSAEKGQAFLFVPRIADTNLVLDWVVDRMPGLKPAIGLATGRHEQRRDTIQDFMAGELQILVTTTILERGVTVPRCHVLVVGADHPVFDRATLIQVAGRVGRDPASPRGEVWFLSTVWTEAQTGAIREIRSLNRYAGEWGYLSVERGAPGS, translated from the coding sequence ATGGAAAGGTGGGGAAGATCTGTGGAGTTTGCCATCTACCGGGTTCGGGGGGGCACACGGGTTACCCTCGCTCCCGAGGTGGATCGCGCTTTTTGGAAGAGTTGCGGAGAAGAGATCGGACCTGTCCAATCCTTTCCCTCATTTGGACAAGCCTTCCGCCGGGTGAGCGGGGGAATCCCACCTTGTTTGGCCGGAGAAGGGGGAGAGGGTGTCAAACAATGGGAAAGGGTGGCCCACTCCTTGCACCGGCGACTGGAGGGAAGGGTCCTCATCTGGGATGAGTTGGGAGGTGGAGAGTCGGATGATGAGGAGGAGAGTCTCCGACAGGGGGTGCAATGGTTGGTCCTTACGGGTCGGGCGACCCTCCTCCCCGGGGTCGAGGCGACAGGTGCGGCCCTCCGCCGCAGGTGCAATCGTTGCGGGGCAGGTGCCGACCGGATCCTTACCGGCCCCTGTGCCCGCTGTGGAGGAGAATGCGCCTGGTGTGACCGCTGTGTCATTCTGGGAAGGAACCGGGCTTGCATGCCTCTGGTGCTGGTGGAACCTTCGGGAAGTCGGTCCGGAGAGCAAAAGGTGGAACTGAGGTTGCCCGTTTTGTCTTTGGCCCAACAGGACGCCGCGGCAAAGTGTCTCCATTGGTTGGAAAGGAAAGAGGAAAAGCTGCTGGTGTGGGCCGTCACCGGTTCCGGCAAGACGGAGATGATGTTTCCGGCCATCCGGCAGGTTCTGGAGCAGGGCGGGCGGGTGTTGTGGGCCTCTCCCCGCCGGGAGGTGGTCACCGGAGTGGCGCAGCGGATGCGACGGGCCTTTCCCGGAACGGAAGTGGCAGAGGTTCACGGGGAGACGGGGGAGATCCGGGAGAATCGGCGCCTGACAGTGGCGACGGTTCAGCAGACCCTTCGCTATTACCGCCGGTTCAGATTGGCGGTGGTGGATGAGGCGGATGCTTTTCCTTTGCAGGAAGATCCCCGCTGGCTCAACGGGATCCGTCGAAGCTTGATCGACGGCGGTCAACAGGTTTATCTGACGGCCACGCCGCCGTCGAGCTGGAAGAGACGGGCGCGGCGGGGAAAAATGGCTTCAGTGACGGTTCCGGCCCGGTTTCACGGCCAGCCACTCCCTGTTCCCAAAGGATTCCGGATATGGGGCCTGTGGCGGAAATTGGAACGGGGGGCTTCCATCCCGCGGCTGGAGTCTTTTCTGAAGGGGGTGTCAGCGGAGAAGGGACAGGCCTTTCTGTTTGTTCCGCGGATTGCCGATACAAATCTGGTTTTGGACTGGGTGGTTGATCGCATGCCGGGGTTGAAACCGGCTATCGGGTTGGCCACGGGCAGACATGAACAACGGCGGGATACGATCCAGGACTTTATGGCGGGAGAACTTCAGATTCTGGTGACCACCACCATTTTGGAACGGGGAGTGACAGTACCCCGTTGTCATGTGTTGGTGGTGGGGGCGGATCACCCGGTGTTCGACCGTGCCACCTTGATCCAGGTGGCAGGGCGTGTGGGAAGGGACCCCGCCTCGCCCCGGGGGGAGGTGTGGTTTCTGTCCACGGTGTGGACAGAGGCCCAGACGGGTGCGATCCGGGAGATTCGGAGTCTGAACCGATATGCTGGGGAGTGGGGTTACCTGTCGGTGGAGAGGGGAGCACCCGGGTCATGA